From the genome of Scytonema hofmannii PCC 7110, one region includes:
- a CDS encoding phosphotransferase family protein, which yields MKFLLSSQNAVEYLVKHSLCTQQEQAQSEIEPKVAKNFNLLLSLPDSRKLLIKQERYNRDGKTAGEFLCEWRIHEFLQRFSELSYLRPHLPEILHFDAEHSIIVFNYLNDYRDLAAFYGKEKVFSTAIGTSIGVVLATIHRATLDRQDYRDFFIQSDNNEVIPDTVARLTRGLQRISPEVFGQVPSDGIKFLALYQRYDSLGKAIAQLNQASERCCLTHNDLKLNNILLPIDWEQAVFKAEQSGESIVRLIDWERSAWGDPAFDLGTIVASYLQIWLGSLVTSKAIALEESLRLATIPLEMLQPSIAALASAYFEHFPEILARRPDFLKRVMQFSGLALIQAIQATIQYQKTFNNTGICMLQVAKTLLCHPEQFTQTVFGMPESELIPSHANVVSH from the coding sequence ATGAAATTTTTGCTGAGTTCTCAAAATGCAGTTGAGTACCTGGTTAAACATAGTCTGTGTACTCAACAAGAGCAAGCGCAGAGTGAGATAGAACCAAAGGTGGCCAAAAACTTTAACTTATTGTTGAGTTTGCCTGACAGTCGTAAACTCCTGATTAAGCAAGAGCGTTATAACCGAGACGGGAAAACGGCTGGTGAGTTTTTGTGCGAATGGCGAATTCACGAATTTTTACAGCGATTCTCAGAGCTAAGTTACCTTCGCCCCCATCTTCCAGAAATACTCCATTTTGATGCCGAGCATTCAATTATTGTTTTTAACTATCTCAATGATTATCGCGATCTAGCAGCTTTCTACGGTAAGGAGAAAGTCTTCTCCACCGCGATCGGAACGTCAATCGGGGTTGTTCTAGCCACCATTCACCGCGCAACACTAGATCGTCAAGACTATCGAGACTTTTTTATTCAATCGGATAATAATGAGGTAATCCCTGACACGGTTGCAAGACTCACTCGTGGGCTGCAACGCATTAGTCCTGAAGTGTTTGGTCAGGTTCCTTCTGATGGAATTAAATTCTTGGCACTCTATCAGCGCTACGACAGTCTTGGAAAAGCGATCGCACAGCTTAATCAAGCTTCCGAGCGCTGTTGCTTAACACACAATGACCTAAAATTAAACAATATTCTACTGCCGATTGATTGGGAACAAGCTGTCTTCAAGGCAGAGCAATCCGGTGAAAGCATCGTTCGACTGATTGATTGGGAGCGATCGGCTTGGGGAGATCCTGCCTTCGATTTAGGTACAATTGTTGCCAGCTACCTGCAAATCTGGTTAGGCAGCTTGGTGACAAGTAAGGCGATCGCGCTCGAAGAATCTTTACGCCTAGCCACGATCCCCCTTGAGATGCTTCAACCTTCTATTGCTGCCTTAGCTAGCGCTTATTTCGAGCATTTCCCAGAAATTTTAGCTCGTCGTCCTGATTTTTTGAAGCGAGTTATGCAATTTTCCGGTCTGGCTTTAATTCAAGCTATTCAAGCAACAATTCAGTACCAAAAAACCTTTAATAACACGGGGATTTGTATGCTGCAGGTTGCCAAGACATTGCTATGCCATCCAGAACAATTCACCCAGACGGTGTTTGGCATGCCAGAATCGGAACTCATCCCCTCTCACGCTAATGTTGTTTCACATTAA
- a CDS encoding helix-turn-helix domain-containing protein, whose protein sequence is METQNQLLTAFQRKLLMKKLEADLRTEYRRRIQIMLMADAGQSQTQICAALGCSQETARYWIEMARAGKAHRWEDRPMGRPKTVNVEYLNRLKDLASHSPREYGYPFERWTARWLGKHLAKELGIEMSDRYISMLLKKMGLSTRSRSETNATNISEIHDSVIAIRDLPSSVEPSSGEYFAYRSILSKQDSHTTLNILEIHG, encoded by the coding sequence ATGGAAACCCAAAATCAGCTTTTAACAGCTTTTCAACGCAAGCTTCTGATGAAAAAGTTGGAAGCAGATTTACGAACTGAGTACCGTCGCCGCATTCAAATCATGCTAATGGCTGATGCTGGTCAATCTCAAACACAGATATGTGCTGCACTTGGGTGCTCTCAGGAGACGGCTAGGTACTGGATTGAAATGGCGCGAGCTGGCAAGGCGCATCGGTGGGAGGATCGCCCAATGGGGCGACCCAAGACAGTGAATGTCGAATATCTGAATCGGTTGAAAGACCTGGCCAGTCATAGTCCCCGTGAGTATGGCTATCCATTTGAGCGCTGGACTGCAAGATGGTTAGGGAAGCATCTGGCAAAAGAATTGGGAATTGAGATGAGCGATCGCTACATCAGTATGCTGCTGAAGAAAATGGGACTTTCTACGCGTTCGCGAAGTGAAACAAACGCAACTAATATTTCTGAAATACATGATTCTGTGATTGCGATTCGCGATCTCCCTTCATCAGTTGAACCTTCATCAGGTGAATATTTTGCTTACCGCTCAATATTATCAAAACAAGACAGTCATACCACTTTAAATATATTGGAAATCCATGGTTAA
- a CDS encoding peptidylprolyl isomerase: MSDAIAVSFEEIIYQIKLTCQIPSKIEDVVQRKIIISKAEEIGIQLETKELQQAADDFRQMNKLWNANDTWLWLQKHCLSLDEFEELVRIRLLSSKLAQHLFANQVESFFIGHLLDYAQVIMYEVVLDDEDLAMELFYAIQEGDMNFHEVAHQYIQDPELRRCGGYQGRLSRQDLKPEISAAVFAATPPQLLQPIVTSKGIHLILVEELIQPELTESLRQKILSSLFFEWLNKQVKQANIVTQFHPQVSGLAV; this comes from the coding sequence ATGTCAGACGCGATCGCGGTTTCCTTTGAGGAAATCATTTACCAAATCAAACTTACTTGCCAAATTCCCTCTAAAATTGAGGATGTTGTTCAGCGCAAAATTATCATATCTAAAGCCGAGGAGATAGGCATTCAACTAGAGACTAAAGAACTGCAACAAGCAGCAGATGATTTCCGGCAAATGAACAAGCTCTGGAACGCCAACGATACATGGTTGTGGTTGCAAAAACATTGTCTATCTCTAGATGAATTTGAAGAATTAGTTCGCATCCGTCTCCTCTCCTCAAAGTTAGCCCAACATCTGTTTGCGAATCAAGTCGAGTCCTTCTTTATTGGACATCTACTTGATTATGCTCAAGTTATAATGTACGAAGTCGTCTTAGATGATGAAGACCTGGCAATGGAACTTTTCTATGCCATTCAAGAAGGAGACATGAATTTTCACGAGGTTGCTCATCAATATATCCAAGACCCAGAACTTCGTCGTTGTGGGGGTTATCAAGGGCGATTGTCCCGTCAAGATTTGAAACCAGAGATTTCTGCTGCTGTTTTTGCAGCCACTCCGCCCCAACTCCTCCAGCCTATTGTAACTTCTAAAGGAATACACCTGATTTTGGTTGAGGAACTTATTCAACCAGAGTTAACTGAATCGCTGCGTCAAAAGATTCTATCAAGTTTGTTTTTTGAATGGCTGAACAAACAAGTAAAGCAGGCTAACATCGTGACACAATTTCATCCGCAAGTGTCAGGACTGGCAGTTTAA
- the tnpA gene encoding IS200/IS605 family transposase, with product MRKGSHAIFNIQLHIIFVTKYRNKIINEAMLASIRNTLTRVCEKNKCMLKEFNGESDHVHLLLDFHPDNNLSSLIGSMKSASSRIVRSEFKEIIDKYYCQDKFWSDSYCAVSCGGTPLEIVKQYIQSQDKPKR from the coding sequence ATGCGTAAAGGTTCACACGCTATTTTTAACATTCAGTTACACATAATTTTTGTTACTAAGTATCGAAACAAAATTATTAATGAAGCAATGCTCGCATCAATCCGCAACACACTGACCAGAGTTTGTGAAAAAAATAAGTGTATGCTCAAAGAATTTAATGGTGAATCAGACCACGTTCATTTGCTGTTAGACTTTCACCCTGACAACAATCTCTCCTCTCTCATCGGTTCTATGAAATCCGCTTCGAGTCGTATTGTCAGGAGTGAGTTCAAAGAAATAATCGATAAATATTACTGTCAAGATAAATTTTGGAGCGATTCCTACTGTGCTGTTTCTTGTGGAGGTACTCCGCTGGAGATAGTCAAGCAATACATTCAATCTCAAGATAAGCCAAAAAGATAA
- a CDS encoding HlyD family efflux transporter periplasmic adaptor subunit, translated as MPNLPRTPDRLARNGHYRNGSHSPQDVLDSTNTNGVRPSPLSTSFSAGNEWSSVTKDTIDTVPRVWTRGLLYFLAVFTGVVLPWAMLSKVDEVGTARGRLEPKGNTYKIDAPVEGQVAEIKVKEGQTLKAGQVLLELGSELMLAELRQAQAELEGHLERLSRLEMMKNQLLEVTVRTQQQQGRADAAVQLAGIDEIQQRLEHSRVARGLASDRLARDIKEVKRYQALVKQGVIAEVQLVQAQRAVDEEKWKLNQANLEMRQAEYQLKAQQNQYQSTLQTTKLTLLETERRTKELETQITGEQTAIIRARKQVDKLKFQLHRRDIRTPISGVLFQLPIERPGAVVHPGQMIARIAPKGAPLVLKANMNSSESGFLKVGMPVKIKFDAYPFQDYGIVEGHVIRISPDSKITETPQGPVESFELEISLAQPYIQTASQRIVLTPGQAATAEVIVRQRRIIDFLLDPFKKLQEGGLEL; from the coding sequence ATGCCAAATTTACCCCGTACCCCCGATAGGCTCGCTCGAAATGGACACTATCGTAATGGCTCTCACTCACCCCAGGATGTTTTGGACTCAACCAACACCAATGGTGTTCGACCTTCGCCTCTGTCAACCTCATTCTCTGCCGGAAACGAGTGGTCTTCGGTAACAAAGGATACGATTGACACTGTACCACGGGTTTGGACACGAGGGTTACTGTACTTTTTAGCTGTATTTACTGGGGTCGTCTTACCCTGGGCAATGCTGTCTAAGGTGGATGAAGTAGGCACCGCCAGGGGGCGTCTGGAACCTAAGGGTAATACGTATAAGATAGATGCACCCGTGGAGGGACAAGTTGCTGAGATTAAAGTCAAGGAAGGTCAAACCCTAAAAGCTGGGCAGGTTCTACTAGAACTAGGATCGGAGTTAATGCTGGCTGAGTTGCGTCAAGCCCAGGCTGAGCTTGAGGGGCATTTGGAGCGCCTATCTCGATTGGAAATGATGAAAAATCAACTCCTTGAGGTAACGGTTCGGACTCAGCAACAGCAGGGTAGAGCGGATGCAGCCGTACAGCTAGCAGGAATTGATGAAATTCAACAACGGCTTGAACACAGCCGAGTTGCGCGTGGACTGGCTAGCGATCGTCTTGCCAGAGATATAAAGGAAGTGAAACGTTATCAAGCTTTAGTGAAACAGGGAGTTATTGCAGAAGTTCAGCTTGTGCAAGCACAACGTGCAGTGGATGAGGAGAAATGGAAATTAAACCAAGCGAATTTAGAGATGCGACAGGCTGAATACCAGCTTAAAGCTCAGCAAAATCAGTATCAAAGTACCCTTCAAACAACGAAGTTAACACTCCTTGAAACAGAAAGACGAACAAAAGAACTTGAAACGCAAATAACAGGCGAGCAAACAGCAATAATTCGCGCCCGAAAGCAGGTTGACAAACTAAAATTTCAATTGCATCGGCGCGACATTCGGACTCCAATTAGTGGTGTTCTATTTCAACTACCGATTGAGCGACCTGGAGCAGTTGTTCACCCCGGTCAAATGATTGCTCGGATTGCACCCAAAGGAGCGCCCTTGGTACTTAAGGCGAATATGAACAGCAGCGAAAGTGGGTTCTTAAAAGTAGGTATGCCAGTCAAGATTAAGTTCGATGCCTATCCTTTCCAAGACTATGGCATTGTTGAAGGTCATGTCATACGAATCTCACCTGACTCTAAAATCACCGAAACTCCTCAAGGTCCTGTAGAAAGTTTTGAATTAGAAATCAGTCTCGCTCAACCCTACATTCAAACAGCAAGTCAACGCATTGTTCTAACTCCAGGTCAAGCCGCGACAGCAGAGGTTATTGTCCGGCAGCGTCGCATTATTGACTTTCTCCTCGATCCATTTAAGAAGTTGCAAGAAGGGGGGCTAGAGCTTTGA
- a CDS encoding peptidase domain-containing ABC transporter: MVKQPSEFSSQNIAQHIAQILGQALTESELSKCLEQIQFLEPEPGKQFWQAANATAGIYIILAGKVRLFDSNNNLIASQDAGKSFGELTLFSEESFQPYAARAAFKLKLCYLPDRCLQTLIRNHPNIREHLYHQAALWDLLLLCKQTDPLRDAAPEKLGQVLLLLESHHLKPGKLPASLLNNQKLWLIRQGEILHPSGRRLTVGSVYTPLQSTGERAWQVTQPTELYSLSYSNWETALHNLPQLSESQLSEQSLSNTQPSGANSRERSVVVQQTIRPSPPSGEPKTWKKIDKAYFPNPSVEAGQWWQRLTLRYPVFLQQSASDCGVACLVMIGQYWGKRFSVNRVRDIANVDRNGASLRGLAAAAESIGFSTRPVRATLDKLAQQNLPAIAHWQGKHYIVVYQVTRNRAIVADPAMGLRKLSHAEFKEHWTGFALLLQPTSVLKEVKEFNEPFWRFFELVKPHWVVLIEVLVASILIQLFGLVVPLFTQLLLDRVVVQRSALTLNAVGLGLLIFSLFRVAMTGLRQYLLDHTANRIDLALIVGFVTHTFRLPLRFFEFRYVGDIISRVQENRKIQSFLTGEALSIFLDLLTVFVYVGLMFWYSWKLALLVLVAVPPFVLMALIATPLLQRVSRQIFHAFAAESSYLIEALTGIRTIKSMAIEQTVRWHWEDLHNKSIKTLFSGRVINNVLSTFSSTVEAVATTALLWYGAWLVIQNQLTIGQLVAFNMLLGNVIRPFQRLIVLWNQLQETIVAVERIEDVIEAEPEEDLEYQPRQSLPQIRGHISFEHVTFRYHPESEVNTLENISFEVLPGQTVALVGRSGSGKTTISKLVLGLYPPTEGKILIDGYDITSIALSSLRQQIGVVDQDTFLFGGTIRENISVGNPEATLEDLIVAAQLAGAHQFIKELPLGYETQIGEGGGMLSGGQRQRLAIARALLGNPPVLILDEATSSLDAESERIIQTNLSTIVLGRTILVIAHRLSTIRNADLILVLDRGILIEQGTHEELMAKRGHYFYLNQQQFATAN, from the coding sequence ATGGTTAAACAGCCATCAGAATTTTCAAGTCAGAATATTGCCCAACACATCGCCCAAATCCTAGGTCAAGCACTTACAGAATCAGAACTGTCAAAATGTTTAGAACAAATTCAATTTTTGGAGCCAGAACCAGGAAAACAATTTTGGCAAGCAGCAAATGCGACAGCAGGAATTTACATCATTCTTGCAGGTAAAGTCAGGTTGTTTGATAGCAACAACAACTTGATTGCTTCACAAGACGCAGGGAAATCATTTGGTGAATTGACGCTGTTTTCAGAAGAGTCTTTTCAGCCTTATGCAGCGAGAGCTGCTTTCAAGCTGAAGCTTTGTTATCTTCCCGATCGATGCTTGCAAACCCTAATCCGCAACCATCCTAATATTCGAGAACACCTTTATCACCAAGCAGCACTTTGGGATTTGCTACTGTTATGCAAACAGACAGATCCCTTGCGGGATGCAGCTCCAGAGAAGTTGGGACAAGTCTTATTACTCTTAGAATCGCACCATCTTAAACCTGGGAAACTGCCAGCATCCTTGCTCAACAATCAGAAGTTGTGGTTGATCCGTCAGGGAGAGATCTTACATCCATCGGGTCGAAGGCTTACGGTTGGAAGCGTTTATACTCCCTTGCAGTCTACTGGGGAACGTGCTTGGCAAGTCACTCAACCCACAGAACTTTATAGCCTCAGCTATTCTAATTGGGAAACAGCGCTGCATAACTTGCCACAACTGAGCGAATCACAACTAAGCGAACAGAGTTTATCAAATACTCAGCCATCAGGAGCAAACAGCAGGGAGCGATCTGTGGTCGTGCAGCAGACAATTCGCCCCTCCCCTCCCTCTGGTGAGCCAAAAACTTGGAAAAAGATCGACAAAGCTTACTTCCCCAATCCGAGTGTAGAAGCCGGACAATGGTGGCAGCGATTGACTCTGCGCTACCCAGTTTTTCTCCAGCAAAGTGCCTCTGACTGCGGTGTTGCTTGCCTGGTAATGATTGGACAATATTGGGGTAAGCGCTTTAGCGTCAATCGCGTGCGAGACATTGCCAACGTTGACCGCAATGGGGCTTCACTTCGAGGTTTAGCCGCCGCCGCAGAAAGTATTGGGTTTTCTACTCGTCCCGTCAGAGCAACCCTTGACAAGCTAGCACAACAAAATTTGCCTGCGATCGCCCATTGGCAGGGCAAACACTACATTGTTGTTTATCAAGTGACTCGCAATCGGGCGATCGTTGCCGATCCTGCTATGGGGCTACGTAAACTCAGCCATGCCGAATTTAAAGAGCATTGGACTGGTTTTGCGTTGTTATTGCAGCCTACATCTGTGCTGAAAGAAGTGAAGGAGTTTAATGAACCCTTCTGGCGTTTCTTTGAGTTAGTGAAACCTCACTGGGTCGTGCTCATAGAAGTGTTGGTTGCGTCCATCCTGATCCAACTGTTTGGACTGGTCGTACCACTGTTTACTCAGTTGCTTTTGGACAGGGTAGTCGTGCAGCGCAGTGCTCTGACCTTAAACGCTGTGGGGTTAGGATTGCTCATCTTTAGCCTCTTTCGAGTTGCAATGACCGGACTGCGGCAATACCTGCTCGATCATACGGCTAACCGAATCGATTTAGCACTGATTGTTGGTTTTGTTACCCATACCTTCCGGCTGCCCCTAAGGTTCTTTGAGTTTCGCTACGTTGGAGACATTATTTCCCGCGTACAGGAAAATCGCAAGATTCAGAGCTTTCTTACAGGTGAAGCACTGTCAATTTTTCTCGATTTACTGACAGTATTTGTCTATGTGGGATTGATGTTCTGGTACAGTTGGAAACTGGCTCTGCTTGTGTTAGTCGCCGTGCCTCCATTTGTGTTAATGGCGTTAATTGCTACGCCCTTGTTGCAAAGGGTTTCACGCCAGATCTTTCACGCTTTTGCCGCTGAAAGTAGTTACTTGATAGAAGCGCTTACAGGAATTCGCACAATCAAGTCAATGGCGATCGAGCAGACTGTACGCTGGCATTGGGAAGATCTGCATAATAAATCCATTAAAACACTCTTTTCCGGTCGGGTCATTAATAATGTCCTTTCAACGTTCAGCTCTACGGTTGAAGCTGTAGCAACAACAGCCCTGTTGTGGTACGGAGCTTGGCTGGTGATTCAAAATCAGCTAACCATTGGGCAATTAGTCGCGTTTAATATGTTGCTCGGTAACGTCATTCGTCCATTCCAACGACTGATTGTCCTGTGGAATCAATTGCAGGAAACGATCGTTGCTGTTGAGCGCATCGAGGATGTCATTGAAGCTGAACCTGAAGAAGATCTGGAATACCAGCCTCGTCAATCGTTACCGCAAATTCGCGGTCACATTAGCTTTGAGCACGTCACATTCCGCTATCACCCGGAGAGTGAGGTCAATACGCTAGAGAACATTAGCTTTGAAGTGCTGCCAGGACAAACTGTAGCTCTGGTGGGTCGCAGTGGTTCTGGAAAAACAACTATTTCTAAGTTAGTATTGGGTCTTTATCCTCCTACAGAGGGGAAAATTCTTATAGATGGCTATGATATCACCAGCATTGCGCTATCATCGCTCCGGCAACAGATCGGTGTAGTCGATCAAGATACATTTTTGTTTGGTGGCACGATTCGCGAAAACATTAGTGTCGGTAACCCAGAAGCCACACTGGAAGATTTGATTGTAGCTGCTCAACTGGCAGGAGCACATCAATTTATTAAAGAATTACCCTTAGGCTACGAAACACAAATTGGGGAAGGTGGAGGAATGCTGTCTGGGGGGCAAAGACAGCGTTTGGCGATCGCCCGTGCTTTATTAGGAAATCCACCAGTGTTGATTCTTGATGAAGCGACAAGTAGCCTTGATGCGGAGTCTGAACGAATTATTCAAACGAATCTCAGCACCATTGTCCTTGGTCGTACTATCCTAGTTATTGCCCATCGACTTTCCACAATTCGCAATGCGGATCTGATTTTGGTGCTCGATCGCGGCATATTGATTGAGCAGGGTACTCATGAGGAACTCATGGCAAAACGAGGGCACTACTTTTACCTCAACCAGCAGCAGTTTGCTACAGCCAACTGA
- a CDS encoding RNA-guided endonuclease InsQ/TnpB family protein, which yields MDIKKLYAEDMHQLDYIWLPYPTNIKNSQDIVEVTISPQNGDLYAIFVYKVSTSTKLELNKELALGIDHGVNNWLTCLPNTGEKGFIIDGKQLKSLNQFYHKQVANYKEGKSEGFWNGHLDRLTGKRNRQMHDATNKAAKYIINYCLSRGIGNIVFGWNKGQSQNMSMGRKNNQSFASIPTGKLKERLKQLCDFYGIVFHETEESYTSVSSFFDNDDLHVFGERPESWKASGKRITRGTYITAKKHFISADANGACNILKKIALKIEISLDKITINCCQFLDRVYLWKRSKEQKHNVKVQQLAAKAIGAH from the coding sequence ATGGATATCAAGAAATTGTACGCTGAGGATATGCATCAACTTGATTATATTTGGCTACCATATCCGACCAACATCAAAAATTCTCAAGACATAGTTGAAGTTACTATTTCACCACAAAACGGAGACTTGTATGCGATTTTTGTGTATAAAGTTTCTACTAGCACTAAACTAGAACTCAATAAGGAATTGGCGCTAGGTATTGACCACGGTGTAAATAATTGGCTGACTTGCCTGCCGAATACTGGCGAAAAAGGATTTATCATTGATGGCAAACAACTCAAAAGTTTGAATCAATTTTATCACAAACAAGTTGCTAACTATAAGGAAGGGAAATCAGAGGGATTTTGGAACGGTCACTTAGATAGATTAACTGGTAAGCGCAATCGGCAAATGCACGATGCTACCAATAAAGCAGCTAAATACATAATTAACTATTGCCTATCGAGAGGCATTGGCAACATCGTATTTGGTTGGAATAAAGGACAGTCTCAAAATATGTCCATGGGACGCAAAAATAATCAAAGTTTTGCTAGCATCCCTACAGGTAAACTTAAAGAACGACTCAAACAATTATGCGATTTTTACGGGATTGTTTTCCATGAAACTGAGGAAAGTTACACCTCAGTGAGTTCATTTTTTGATAACGACGACCTTCACGTATTTGGTGAAAGACCCGAAAGTTGGAAGGCTAGTGGTAAAAGAATAACTAGGGGGACATACATCACTGCTAAAAAGCATTTTATCTCAGCTGACGCAAATGGAGCTTGTAATATTCTCAAAAAAATTGCTTTAAAAATTGAAATTAGCCTAGATAAAATTACCATAAACTGCTGTCAGTTTTTGGACAGAGTTTATTTGTGGAAACGTTCCAAAGAACAAAAACATAACGTAAAGGTACAGCAGCTCGCTGCCAAGGCAATAGGAGCGCATTGA
- a CDS encoding alkene reductase produces MSSDTNLFSSFQLGSLTLPNRIVMAPMTRLRAGDGGVPISANATYYSQRASAGLIITECTMISPQSQGYLNCPGIYSPQQVEGWRVVTNAVHEKGGRIFLQLWHCGRISHPALQAHGELPVSPSAIPAEGQLHTPNGKQSMIAPHALEIKEIQEIIQDFHKAAENARTAEFDGVELHGAFGYLIDQFLQDGSNHRTDEYGGSIENRAKFLLEVVEAVASVWGGNRVGIKFSPSNTYYSMVDSDPKTTFSYTIDALNRFDLAYIHLMEPEAKDLATREVLHPVASIFRPIYNGTLIANGGFTKESGNKILAEGNADLVSFGKSFLANPDLPKRFELDAPLNSPNSKTFYGQGSHQPEVGYTDYPFFDRAA; encoded by the coding sequence GTGAGTTCTGATACCAATCTCTTTTCATCCTTTCAACTAGGATCTTTAACACTGCCCAATCGCATTGTAATGGCACCCATGACTCGCTTGCGTGCTGGAGATGGGGGAGTTCCAATTTCAGCAAACGCCACCTATTACAGCCAGCGAGCATCTGCGGGATTAATCATTACCGAATGCACCATGATTTCGCCCCAGAGTCAAGGGTATCTGAACTGTCCGGGTATTTATTCTCCACAACAGGTAGAAGGATGGCGAGTGGTCACAAATGCTGTACACGAAAAGGGAGGACGGATATTCTTACAACTTTGGCACTGCGGGCGTATTTCCCATCCTGCATTGCAAGCTCATGGAGAATTACCTGTTAGTCCAAGTGCAATACCAGCTGAAGGACAACTGCATACTCCCAATGGCAAACAATCAATGATTGCACCCCATGCTTTAGAAATCAAAGAAATCCAAGAAATTATTCAAGATTTCCATAAAGCTGCAGAGAATGCTCGTACTGCCGAATTTGATGGTGTGGAGTTACATGGCGCTTTTGGCTATCTCATTGACCAGTTTCTCCAAGATGGTAGTAACCATCGCACTGATGAGTATGGTGGCTCAATTGAGAATCGTGCCAAATTTCTTTTAGAAGTTGTTGAGGCTGTTGCAAGTGTTTGGGGAGGAAATCGAGTGGGAATTAAGTTTTCACCCAGCAACACGTATTACAGCATGGTTGACTCCGACCCTAAAACCACATTTAGCTACACTATTGATGCACTTAACCGATTTGATTTAGCCTATATTCATCTGATGGAACCTGAAGCAAAGGATTTGGCAACCCGTGAAGTTTTGCATCCTGTTGCTTCAATTTTCCGCCCCATTTATAATGGTACATTGATTGCTAATGGTGGTTTTACCAAAGAATCGGGAAATAAAATTTTAGCAGAAGGTAATGCAGATCTTGTCTCTTTTGGCAAATCCTTTCTAGCAAATCCAGATTTGCCCAAACGTTTTGAGTTAGATGCTCCGTTGAACTCACCCAATTCTAAAACGTTTTACGGTCAAGGTAGTCATCAACCTGAAGTAGGTTACACGGATTATCCGTTTTTTGACCGGGCTGCTTGA